The Ralstonia pickettii DTP0602 genome segment CATTGACGGCCGCGAGATGGCTCCGGCCGGCGCCACCGAAAACCTGTTCCTGCGCCCCGACGGCAAGCCGATGGAGTTCAGCGAGGCGCAGATCGGCGGCCGCTCGGTCGGCACGCCGGGCGTGATGCGCGCGCTGGAGATGGCACACCGCCAGCACGGCCGCCTGCCGTGGGCCAAATTGTTCGAGCCCGCCATCGCGCTGGCGGAGAAGGGCTTCCCGATCTCGGATCGGCTGTACACGCAGGTGGCCGCCGACAAGTTCCTGGCCAATTCGCCCGAGATGGCCGCGTACTTCCTGGATGCGCAGGGCAAGCCCAAGCCGGCCGGAACGGTGCTGAAGAACCCCAGGCTCGCGCAGACGCTGCGCGATGTCGCCCGGCGCGGCGCCGGCGTGCTGTACAGCGGCCCGATCGCGCAGGACATCGTCGCCAAGGTGAACGGCAGCGCCAACGCCGGCTCGCTGTCGCTGGCGGACCTGCGCAACTACAAGGCCAAGGAGCGCGAGCCGGTCTGCACCGACTACAAGCGCTGGAAGATCTGCGGCATGCCGCCGCCGTCGTCAGGCGGCATCGCGATCGCGCAGATCCTGGGCACGCTGCAGGCGCTGGAGACCAAGAATCCCAAGTACGCGCTGGCTGCGCTCAAGCCCCAGGGCGTGAATACGCCCGCGGTGATGGAAGCCAACCCTGACGCCGTCCACGCGATCTCCGAAGCTGACCGCCTGGCCTATGCCGACCGCGGCCTGTACGTCGCCGATGCGGACTTCGTGCCGGTCAACGTGGCCGGCCTGGTCAACTCGTCTTACCTGGCCTCGCGCGCAGAGCTGATCGCCGACAAGAGCATGGGCAAGGCGCAGCCGGGCGTGCCGCCGGGCACTGCGGTGGCCTATGCACCCGACCGTTCGCCGCCGCGCATCTCCACCTCGCAGATCGTTGCCGTCGATGACCGCGGCGGGGCGATTTCAATGACCACCACGATCGAGTCGTACTTCGGTTCGCATCTGATGGTGCGCGGATTCATGCTGAACAACCAGTTGACCGACTTCTCCTTCGCGCCGAGCGAGAACGGCAAGCCGGTGGCCAACCGCGTGCAGCCGGGCAAGCGCCCGCGCTCGTCGATGGCGCCGACGCTGGTGTTCGACCGCCAGACGGGCCAGCTCGTCGCCACGGTCGGCTCGCCCGGTGGCTCGCAGATCATCGAGTACGTATCCAAGACGCTGGTCGGCATGCTCGACTGGAACATGGACGTGCAGGCGGCGATCGGCATGGGCAACTTCGGCAGCCGCAATGGCCCGACCGAGGTGGAGAAGGGGCTGGTATCGCCGGGCCTGGTGCAGGCGCTGCAGCAGCGCGGCCACCAGGTGGCGGAGATCGAGATGACGAGCGGCACGCAGGCGATCATGCGCAAGCAAGGGCCTGACGGGAAGGCGGTGTGGGCTGGTGGCGCGGATCCGCGGCGGGAGGGGGTGGCGCTGGGGGATTGAGCGCCGCACGTGGCTGATGAAATACGGGCGCCGATGGCGCCCGTATTACTTTGCTGCGTTACTTTGCTGCGGCAGTGGCCGTGTCAGCCCTTCGCCTTCTGCGCATACTCCCACCCCATCTCCGCCATCGGCCGCGCACGCTTGCCGGCATCCAGCGCCTGCGCCGACGATGCCGTGCCATCCACAACGCGCTTCATGATCCCCTGCAGGATGCCGGCGATGCGGAACATGCTGAAGGCGAGGTAGAAATTCCAGTCGCCGGTGATCGGGCGGCCGGTGCGCTGCTCGTACAGGCGGCGATAGGCAGCTTCATCGGGAATGCCCAGCGCGGTGAAATCCAGCCCCGCAATGCCGCGGAACTGCCCCGGGGCGATATGCCAGCTCATGCAGTGGTAGCTGAAGTCGGCCATCGGGTGGCCCAGCGTGGACAGTTCCCAGTCCAGCACGGCCAGCACGCGCGGCTCGGTGGGGTGGAACATCAGGTTGTCGAGCCGATAGTCACCGTGCACGATCGAGGTCAGGTCGGCGTCTTCCTGCGGGATATGCTGCGGCAGCCAGTCCATCAGCGCGTCCATGGCCGGGATCGATTCGGTCTCTGACAGCTTGTACTGCTTGGACCAGCGCTCGATCTGGCGCTGGAAGTAGTTGCCCGGCTTGCCGTAATCGCCCAGCCCGATGGCTTTGTAG includes the following:
- a CDS encoding gamma-glutamyltransferase (K00681: ggt; gamma-glutamyltranspeptidase [EC:2.3.2.2]) encodes the protein MAHLDPSSTVWRGALALGLTALLGACGTQGGGTAAPAAPAAPTAAPVATTPPAAMPPAPEVSSGYRPGMSTVYAQRHMAAAANPLATEAGRTILRQGGSAIDAAIAMQAVLTLVEPQATGIGGGAFIMYWDGKRVQAIDGREMAPAGATENLFLRPDGKPMEFSEAQIGGRSVGTPGVMRALEMAHRQHGRLPWAKLFEPAIALAEKGFPISDRLYTQVAADKFLANSPEMAAYFLDAQGKPKPAGTVLKNPRLAQTLRDVARRGAGVLYSGPIAQDIVAKVNGSANAGSLSLADLRNYKAKEREPVCTDYKRWKICGMPPPSSGGIAIAQILGTLQALETKNPKYALAALKPQGVNTPAVMEANPDAVHAISEADRLAYADRGLYVADADFVPVNVAGLVNSSYLASRAELIADKSMGKAQPGVPPGTAVAYAPDRSPPRISTSQIVAVDDRGGAISMTTTIESYFGSHLMVRGFMLNNQLTDFSFAPSENGKPVANRVQPGKRPRSSMAPTLVFDRQTGQLVATVGSPGGSQIIEYVSKTLVGMLDWNMDVQAAIGMGNFGSRNGPTEVEKGLVSPGLVQALQQRGHQVAEIEMTSGTQAIMRKQGPDGKAVWAGGADPRREGVALGD
- a CDS encoding aminoglycoside phosphotransferase (K06979: K06979), with translation MTSNVSHFEGTRPVADQQRFDTDALEAWMRQHVEGFAGPLTVEQFKGGQSNPTFKLITPGQTYVMRAKPGPKSKLLPSAHAIEREYRVMAALAGSDVPVARMYALCEDESVIGRAFYIMEFVAGRVLWDQSLPDLSPAERGAIYDEMNRVIAALHTVDYKAIGLGDYGKPGNYFQRQIERWSKQYKLSETESIPAMDALMDWLPQHIPQEDADLTSIVHGDYRLDNLMFHPTEPRVLAVLDWELSTLGHPMADFSYHCMSWHIAPGQFRGIAGLDFTALGIPDEAAYRRLYEQRTGRPITGDWNFYLAFSMFRIAGILQGIMKRVVDGTASSAQALDAGKRARPMAEMGWEYAQKAKG